One genomic region from Prionailurus bengalensis isolate Pbe53 chromosome C1, Fcat_Pben_1.1_paternal_pri, whole genome shotgun sequence encodes:
- the HECTD3 gene encoding E3 ubiquitin-protein ligase HECTD3 isoform X2: MAGPGPGAALESPRQLLGRVRFLAEAAQSLRAGRPLPKALAFVPREVLYKLYKDPAGPSRVLLPVWEAEGLGLRVGAAGPAPGTGSGPLRAARDSIELRRGACVRTTGEELCNGHGLWVKLTKEQLAEHLGDCGLNEGWLLVCRPAEGGARLVPIDTPDHLQRQQQLFGVDYRPVLRWEQVVDLTYSHRLGSRPQPAEAYTEAVQRLLYVPPTWTYECDEDLIHFLYDHLGKEDENLGSVKQYVESIDVSSYTEEFNVSCLTDSNADTYWESDGSQCQHWVRLTMKKGTIVKKLLLTVDTTDDNFMPKRVVIYGGEGDNLKKLSDVSIDETLIGDVCVLEDMTVHLPVIEIRIVECRDDGIDVRLRGIKIKSSRQRELGLNADLFQPTSLVRYPRLEGTDPEVLYRRAVLLQRFIKILDSVLHHLVPAWDHTLGTFSEIKQVKQFLLLSRQRPGLVAQCLRDSESSKPSFMPRLYINRRLAMEHRACPLRDPACKNAVFTQVYEGLKPSDKYEKPLDYRWPMRYDQWWECKFIAEGIIDQGGGFRDSLADMSEELCPSSADTPVPLPFFVRTANQGNGTGEARDMYVPNPSCRDFAKYEWIGQLMGAALRGKEFLVLALPGFVWKQLSGEEVSWSKDFPAVDSVLVKLLEVMEGMDKETFEFKFGKELTFTTVLSDQQVVELIPGGAGIIVGYEDRSRFIQLVQKTRLEESKEQVAAMQAGLLKVVPQAVLDLLTWQELEKKVCGDPEVTVDALRKLTRFEDFEPSDTRVQYFWEALNNFTNEDRSRFLRFVTGRSRLPARIYIYPDKLGYETTDALPESSTCSSTLFLPHYASNGRTSAPGADQVSVSLSAKVCEEKLRYAAYNCVAIDTDMSPWEE, from the exons ATGGCGGGCCCAGGCCCGGGCGCGGCTCTAGAGTCCCCTCGGCAGCTGCTGGGCCGCGTGCGCTTCCTGGCGGAGGCAGCGCAGAGCCTCCGCGCCGGACGGCCGCTACCAAAGGCGTTGGCCTTCGTGCCGCGCGAGGTGCTCTACAAGCTTTACAAGGACCCGGCGGGACCCTCGCGCGTGTTGCTGCCGGTGTGGGAGGCGGAGGGCCTGGGGCTGCGCGTGGGAGCCGCGGGCCCCGCCCCTGGTACCGGCTCCGGGCCCCTCCGCGCTGCCCGCGACAGCATTGAGCTCCGGCGCGGCGCCTGCGTGCGTACTACCGGAGAGGAGCTGTGCAACGGCCACGGGCTCTGGGTGAAGCTGACCAAG GAGCAGCTGGCAGAACACCTGGGCGACTGCGGACTGAACGAAGGCTGGCTGCTGGTGTGCCGACCGGCCGAGGGCGGGGCCCGCCTCGTACCCATCGACACACCTGACCATCTTCAGCGGCAGCAGCAGCTCTTTGGCGTGGACTATCGACCTGTGCTCAG ATGGGAACAAGTAGTGGACCTGACATACTCTCATCGCCTTGGATCAAGGCCCCAGCCAGCCGAGGCATACACGGAAGCTGTACAGAGGCTACT CTATGTGCCCCCGACGTGGACCTACGAGTGTGACGAAGACCTGATCCACTTCTTGTACGACCACCTGGGCAAGGAAGATGAGAACCTGGGTAGCGTGAAGCAGTATGTGGAGAGCATAGACGTTTCCTCCTACACG gagGAGTTCAATGTGTCCTGCCTGACGGACAGTAATGCAGACACCTACTGGGAGAGTGATGGTTCCCAGTGCCAGCACTGGGTACGGCTTACCATGAAAAAGGGCACCATTGTCAA GAAGCTGCTGCTCACAGTGGATACCACAGATGACAACTTTATGCCTAAGCGGGTAGTGATCTATGGAGGCGAAGGGGACAACCTGAAGAAGCTGAGTGACGTGAGCATTGATGA GACCCTGATCGGGGATGTATGTGTCCTGGAGGACATGACCGTTCATCTCCCAGTCATCGAGATCCGCATCGTGGAGTGCCGAG ATGATGGGATTGACGTGCGTCTTCGAGGGATCAAGATCAAGTCATCTAGACAGCGGGAACTAGGGTTAAATGCAGACCTGTTCCAGCCAACCAGTCTGGTGCGATACCCACGCCTTGAAGGCACTGACCCTGAAGTACTGTACCGCAGAGCTGTTCTCCTGCAGAG ATTCATAAAGATCCTAGACAGTGTCCTACACCACCTGGTACCTGCCTGGGATCACACGCTTGGCACCTTCAGTGAGATTAAG CAAGTGAAGCAGTTCCTGCTGCTATCACGCCAAAGGCCAGGGCTAGTGGCCCAGTGCTTGCGTGACTCAGAAAGCAGCAAGCCCAGCTTCATGCCACGCCTGTACATCAACCGGCGCCTTGCCATGGAACACCGTGCCTGCCCCTTAAGGGACCCTGCCTGCAAGAACGCAGTCTTCACCCAG GTTTATGAAGGCCTCAAGCCCTCTGACAAGTATGAAAAGCCCTTGGACTACAG GTGGCCCATGCGCTATGACCagtggtgggagtgtaaattcaTTGCAGAAGGCATCATTGACCAAG GGGGTGGTTTCCGAGATAGCCTGGCAGACATGTCAGAAGAGTTGTGCCCTAGCTCAGCAGACACCCCTGTGCCTCTGCCCTTCTTTGTGCGCACAGCCAACCAG GGCAATGGCACTGGTGAGGCCCGGGACATGTATGTGCCTAACCCCTCCTGCCGAGACTTTGCCAAATATGAATGGATTGGACAGCTGATGGGGGCTGCCCTTCGGGGTAAGGAATTCCTG GTCCTGGCTCTGCCTGGTTTTGTATGGAAGCAGCTTTCTGGTGAGGAAGTGAGTTGGAGCAAGGACTTCCCAGCtgtggactctgtgctg GTGAAGCTCTTGGAAGTGATGGAAGGAATGGACAAGGAGACATTTGAGTTCAAATTTGGGAAGGAACTAACATTCACCACTGTACTGAGTGACCAGCAAGTAGTAGAGTTGATCCCCGGGGGTGCAGGTATCATAGTGGGATATGAAGACCGTTCTCGTTTTATCCAACTGGTGCAGAAGACGCGGCTAGAAGAGAGCAAGGAGCAG gtGGCAGCCATGCAGGCAGGACTGCTAAAGGTGGTGCCACAGGCTGTGCTGGACTTGCTGACCTGGCAGGAATTGGAGAAGAAAGTGTGCGGGGACCCAGAGGTCACTGTGGACGCTCTACGAAAGCTCA CCCGGTTTGAGGACTTCGAGCCATCTGACACTCGAGTGCAATATTTTTGGGAAGCACTGAACAACTTCACCAACG AGGACCGGAGCCGCTTCCTGCGCTTTGTCACTGGCCGCAGCCGTCTGCCAGCACGGATCTATATCTACCCAGACAAACTGGG CTATGAAACTACAGATGCGCTGCCTGAGTCTTCAACTTGTTCAAGCACCCTCTTCCTACCACATTATGCCAG TAATGGAAGGACCTCTGCACCTGGTGCTGACCAAGTCTCCGTCTCCCTCAGTGCCAAGGTGTGCGAGGAGAAGCTCCGCTATGCGGCGTACAACTGCGTGGCCATTGACACTGACATGAGCCCTTGGGAGGAGTGA